A genome region from Schistocerca americana isolate TAMUIC-IGC-003095 chromosome 1, iqSchAmer2.1, whole genome shotgun sequence includes the following:
- the LOC124548118 gene encoding CD63 antigen-like, with protein sequence MNCAMSTVKYLLFFFNFLIVLCGIALLIPGIIALVQLDGTYYFLDAKFNVPAIAVTSVGGLLLVIGFFGCCGAIKENNCMINTYAVLVVLIVIVELAVGITAFVYRDDIGNILSDRLRNAVSNYGEDTEASKAINALQTELECCGADSYKDYPTEDLPPSCCAAGSSCSKSPGQHFTTGCSVALADFIESVGTLIGGVTIGVGVVEVVVIVLSCCLTRTIRKERAFV encoded by the exons CTGTGCGGCATAGCCCTCCTGATTCCTGGGATCATCGCCCTTGTCCAGCTTGACGGCACTTACTATTTCCTTGACGCCAAGTTCAACGTGCCCGCTATCGCTGTGACGTCGGTAGGGGGACTCCTACTCGTCATTGGCTTCTTCGGTTGCTGTGGTGCCATCAAGGAGAACAACTGCATGATCAACACT TACGCAGTTCTGGTAGTACTGATCGTTATAGTGGAGCTTGCAGTCGGCATCACGGCATTCGTTTACCGCGACGACATCGGCAATATTCTGAGCGACAGGCTCCGGAATGCTGTCTCCAACTATGGCGAAGACACTGAAGCATCAAAAGCCATAAACGCTCTCCAAACAGAG CTGGAGTGCTGCGGCGCAGACAGCTACAAGGACTACCCGACGGAGGACCTGCCGCCGTCGTGCTGCGCGGCCGGGTCGTCCTGCTCCAAGAGCCCCGGCCAACACTTCACGACTGGCTGCTCGGTCGCCCTGGCCGACTTCATTGAGTCCGTCGGCACTCTCATCGGCGGTGTCACCATCGGTGTCGGAGTAGTAGAG gtcgtggtcatTGTCTTATCTTGCTGCCTGACGAGGACAATACGCAAGGAAAGGGCTTTCGTCTAA